Proteins encoded within one genomic window of Theobroma cacao cultivar B97-61/B2 chromosome 7, Criollo_cocoa_genome_V2, whole genome shotgun sequence:
- the LOC18594523 gene encoding gibberellin 2-beta-dioxygenase 1, which yields MVMLAKPAIEQFSYIRNSRPTALFPQIPVVDLSKPDSKHQIIKACEEFGFFRVINHGVPMDFISRLESEATKFFSLSLCEKEKTGQPKPYGYGNKRIGPNGDVGWVEYLLLTTNQDPNLLRFLSGENPESFRFALNNYMSAVKKMACEILEMIADGLKIQPRNVFSKLLMDEQSDSVFRLNHYPPCPDVQSLNGSNVIGFGEHTDPQIISVLRSNNTSGLQISLRDGSWISVPPDQYSFFINVGDSLQVMTNGRFESVKHRVMANGVKSRLSMIYFGGPPLSEKIAPLPSLTGGEQSLYKEFTWFEYKKSVYNSRLADNRLMHFARIAAS from the exons ATGGTGATGTTGGCAAAACCAGCAATTGAACAGTTCTCTTATATCAGAAACAGCAGGCCAACTGCATTGTTCCCTCAAATCCCTGTTGTAGACCTCTCAAAACCCGACTCCAAACACCAGATAATCAAAGCCTGTGAAGAATTTGGATTCTTCAGAGTGATCAACCATGGAGTTCCAATGGATTTCATTTCCAGGCTGGAATCTGAAGCCACCAAGTTCTTCTCTTTATCACTTTGtgagaaagagaaaacagGGCAACCTAAGCCTTATGGCTATGGTAATAAAAGGATTGGACCGAACGGTGATGTTGGTTGGGTTGAATACCTTCTCCTGACAACCAATCAAGACCCCAACCTCCTAAGATTCCTTTCAGGTGAAAACCCGGAAAGCTTCAG GTTTGCTTTGAATAATTACATGTCAGCAGTGAAGAAAATGGCCTGTGAGATACTTGAAATGATAGCTGATGGGCTAAAGATTCAACCAAGGAATGTGTTCAGTAAGCTGCTGATGGATGAACAGAGTGACTCTGTTTTCAGGCTTAACCACTATCCTCCATGCCCTGATGTTCAATCTTTGAATGGTAGCAATGTGATTGGATTTGGAGAACACACTGACCCACAAATCATTTCAGTGCTGAGATCCAACAACACTTCTGGCCTTCAAATCTCTCTTAGAGATGGGAGTTGGATTTCAGTGCCACCTGACCAATactcatttttcatcaatGTTGGTGACTCCTTACAG GTAATGACCAATGGAAGGTTCGAAAGTGTGAAGCATAGGGTAATGGCCAACGGTGTGAAATCCAGGCTTTCAATGATATATTTTGGGGGACCACCTTTGAGTGAGAAGATAGCTCCATTGCCGTCTCTTACGGGAGGAGAGCAAAGCTTGTACAAAGAGTTTACATGGTTTGAGTACAAAAAATCTGTTTACAATTCAAGGTTGGCAGATAACAGGCTCATGCACTTTGCAAGAATAGCAGCCTCATAA
- the LOC18594525 gene encoding interactor of constitutive active ROPs 4 isoform X1 — protein sequence MPRSRCRSSEIPQRQSPRGPHQLRSSSSDSDPLHHRPITDRSSPRLGDRRSPRGAPQSDPLNQKKLGTRIADLESQLGQAQEELKNLKDQLASAEAAKKEAQEELEKKTKKPKAPEPVEIREKSSSSKTLDSKKMDSSLRDEVPEDNEQETDVFEVPVEKVTIEPKVEVDQVDQVEKETKAMEISTEPPAVLEPEKPSFHDLALKDDEINMLKSKLDEKEKELGVFAQENEGLKKQLNEVTSNVSAAKTREEEMASRLRQVGEELEARKTNAAQLKEKLQAMEGQKEALEAEMKKLRVQTEQWRKAADAAAAILSGGVEMNGRISNRCSSMDKHFGGVFEPPAGGYAAYVGSPGLCDDMDDGFGSGKRKGSGIKMFGDLWKKKSQK from the exons ATGCCTAGATCAAG GTGTAGGAGTTCAGAAATCCCACAAAGACAATCTCCTCGAGGTCCACATCAGCTTAGGTCATCAAGCTCTGATTCAGATCCTCTGCATCATCGACCAATTACTGACCGTAGTAGTCCCAGGCTAGGAGATCGTCGTTCTCCAAGAGGTGCTCCCCAGTCAGATCCACTGAATCAGAAGAAGCTTGGCACTCGCATTGCAGATTTAGAATCTCAACTGGGGCAAGCACAAGAAGAGCTAAAGAATCTGAAAGACCAGTTGGCTTCAGCCGAAGCTGCAAAGAAAGAAGCTCAAGAAGAACTGGAAAAGAAGACTAAGAAGCCAAAAGCTCCAGAACCTGTTGAAATCCGTGAAAAGAGTTCTTCATCAAAAACTCTAGATTCTAAGAAAATGGACAGCAGCCTCAGAGATGAAGTTCCTGAAGATAATGAACAAGAAACTGATGTTTTTGAAGTCCCGGTGGAAAAAGTAACAATTGAACCTAAGGTGGAAGTTGACCAAGTTGATCaagtagaaaaagaaaccaaagCAATGGAAATATCAACTGAACCACCAGCAGTATTGGAGCCAGAGAAACCATCTTTCCATGACTTGGCTTTGAAAGATGATGAGATAAATATGCTAAAATCCAAGCTcgatgagaaagaaaaagagcttGGGGTGTTTGCTCAAGAAAATGAGGGCCTGAAAAAGCAGCTGAATGAAGTGACCTCAAATGTTTCAGCAGCTAAAACCAGAGAAGAGGAAATGGCCTCGAGGTTGAGACAAGTAGGAGAGGAGCTGGAAGCAAGGAAAACAAATGCAGCTCAACTGAAGGAAAAGCTCCAAGCTATGGAAGGACAAAAGGAAGCATTGGAAGCAGAGATGAAGAAGCTAAGGGTGCAGACGGAACAGTGGAGAAAAGCAGCAGATGCTGCAGCAGCTATTCTTTCTGGAGGTGTGGAAATGAATGGGAGGATTTCAAATAGGTGTAGCTCAATGGATAAGCATTTTGGTGGTGTGTTTGAGCCTCCAGCTGGTGGATATGCAGCTTATGTTGGTTCACCTGGTTTGTGTGATGACATGGATGATGGTTTTGGAAGTGGAAAGCGTAAAGGCTCTGGAATTAAAATGTTTGGAGACttgtggaaaaagaaaagccagAAGTAA
- the LOC18594525 gene encoding interactor of constitutive active ROPs 4 isoform X2 has translation MPRSRSSEIPQRQSPRGPHQLRSSSSDSDPLHHRPITDRSSPRLGDRRSPRGAPQSDPLNQKKLGTRIADLESQLGQAQEELKNLKDQLASAEAAKKEAQEELEKKTKKPKAPEPVEIREKSSSSKTLDSKKMDSSLRDEVPEDNEQETDVFEVPVEKVTIEPKVEVDQVDQVEKETKAMEISTEPPAVLEPEKPSFHDLALKDDEINMLKSKLDEKEKELGVFAQENEGLKKQLNEVTSNVSAAKTREEEMASRLRQVGEELEARKTNAAQLKEKLQAMEGQKEALEAEMKKLRVQTEQWRKAADAAAAILSGGVEMNGRISNRCSSMDKHFGGVFEPPAGGYAAYVGSPGLCDDMDDGFGSGKRKGSGIKMFGDLWKKKSQK, from the exons ATGCCTAGATCAAG GAGTTCAGAAATCCCACAAAGACAATCTCCTCGAGGTCCACATCAGCTTAGGTCATCAAGCTCTGATTCAGATCCTCTGCATCATCGACCAATTACTGACCGTAGTAGTCCCAGGCTAGGAGATCGTCGTTCTCCAAGAGGTGCTCCCCAGTCAGATCCACTGAATCAGAAGAAGCTTGGCACTCGCATTGCAGATTTAGAATCTCAACTGGGGCAAGCACAAGAAGAGCTAAAGAATCTGAAAGACCAGTTGGCTTCAGCCGAAGCTGCAAAGAAAGAAGCTCAAGAAGAACTGGAAAAGAAGACTAAGAAGCCAAAAGCTCCAGAACCTGTTGAAATCCGTGAAAAGAGTTCTTCATCAAAAACTCTAGATTCTAAGAAAATGGACAGCAGCCTCAGAGATGAAGTTCCTGAAGATAATGAACAAGAAACTGATGTTTTTGAAGTCCCGGTGGAAAAAGTAACAATTGAACCTAAGGTGGAAGTTGACCAAGTTGATCaagtagaaaaagaaaccaaagCAATGGAAATATCAACTGAACCACCAGCAGTATTGGAGCCAGAGAAACCATCTTTCCATGACTTGGCTTTGAAAGATGATGAGATAAATATGCTAAAATCCAAGCTcgatgagaaagaaaaagagcttGGGGTGTTTGCTCAAGAAAATGAGGGCCTGAAAAAGCAGCTGAATGAAGTGACCTCAAATGTTTCAGCAGCTAAAACCAGAGAAGAGGAAATGGCCTCGAGGTTGAGACAAGTAGGAGAGGAGCTGGAAGCAAGGAAAACAAATGCAGCTCAACTGAAGGAAAAGCTCCAAGCTATGGAAGGACAAAAGGAAGCATTGGAAGCAGAGATGAAGAAGCTAAGGGTGCAGACGGAACAGTGGAGAAAAGCAGCAGATGCTGCAGCAGCTATTCTTTCTGGAGGTGTGGAAATGAATGGGAGGATTTCAAATAGGTGTAGCTCAATGGATAAGCATTTTGGTGGTGTGTTTGAGCCTCCAGCTGGTGGATATGCAGCTTATGTTGGTTCACCTGGTTTGTGTGATGACATGGATGATGGTTTTGGAAGTGGAAAGCGTAAAGGCTCTGGAATTAAAATGTTTGGAGACttgtggaaaaagaaaagccagAAGTAA